The Geothrix sp. genome window below encodes:
- the secG gene encoding preprotein translocase subunit SecG, with protein sequence MNGLALALLILFGVLLIGAILLQPGTKGGLGASFGGGGANSAFGAQGATPFLSKATYWLAAGFLGTTLFIEVLIIRGNRSVLDKIGDKPAVTVPAPAPAAPAPVPAPAHAPAKQ encoded by the coding sequence ATGAACGGCCTCGCCCTCGCGCTTCTGATCCTGTTCGGCGTCCTCCTCATCGGGGCGATCCTGCTGCAGCCCGGCACCAAGGGGGGCCTCGGCGCCTCCTTCGGCGGCGGCGGCGCGAACTCCGCCTTCGGCGCCCAGGGCGCCACGCCTTTCCTGTCCAAGGCCACCTACTGGCTGGCCGCCGGATTCCTCGGCACCACCCTGTTCATCGAGGTGCTGATCATCCGCGGCAACCGCTCGGTGCTGGACAAGATCGGCGACAAGCCAGCCGTCACCGTGCCCGCCCCTGCCCCGGCTGCTCCCGCGCCCGTGCCGGCTCCGGCCCACGCGCCTGCCAAGCAGTAG
- the aroF gene encoding 3-deoxy-7-phosphoheptulonate synthase: MLILMEPSATPDQVAEVLALLESAGIRSQVNETPEALSIVAPNASKALKPDRIEPMAGVRRVVPITSPYKLASADAVAGRTVVEVRGVKIGGPDLVLVGGPCGVESREQLFTVARYVAETGVKLLRAGAFKPRTSPYAFQGLGLEGLRLLEEARKEFDLGVVTEATEVETFDAVERSADMVQIGARNMQNFALLRRAGRCHKPVLLKRGPSATLEEWLYAAEYVLGEGNRNVVLCERGIRTWSDHARNTLDVSVVPAAKALTHLPVMVDPSHATGRRDLVIPCGLAGVAAGADGLLVETHCNPEKALSDGPQALLPSDFIRLVERAQAVHRALQTPNLTGLWM, translated from the coding sequence ATGCTCATTCTCATGGAACCCTCCGCCACGCCGGACCAGGTGGCCGAGGTGCTGGCCCTGCTCGAATCGGCGGGCATCCGCAGCCAGGTGAACGAAACGCCCGAGGCCCTCAGCATCGTGGCGCCGAACGCCTCCAAGGCCCTGAAGCCCGACCGCATCGAGCCCATGGCCGGGGTGCGCCGGGTCGTCCCCATCACCAGCCCCTACAAGCTGGCCAGCGCGGACGCCGTGGCGGGCCGCACGGTGGTGGAGGTGCGCGGCGTGAAGATCGGCGGCCCGGATCTGGTCCTGGTGGGCGGTCCCTGCGGGGTGGAAAGCCGCGAACAACTTTTCACCGTGGCTCGCTATGTGGCGGAGACCGGCGTCAAGCTGCTGCGGGCCGGCGCCTTCAAGCCCCGTACGAGCCCCTACGCCTTCCAGGGCCTGGGACTCGAGGGTCTGCGCCTGCTGGAGGAAGCGCGCAAGGAATTCGACCTGGGCGTCGTCACCGAGGCCACCGAGGTGGAGACCTTTGATGCCGTGGAACGCAGCGCCGACATGGTGCAGATCGGCGCCCGCAACATGCAGAACTTCGCCCTGCTGCGCCGGGCGGGGCGCTGCCACAAGCCCGTGCTGCTCAAGCGTGGCCCCTCGGCCACGCTTGAGGAATGGCTCTATGCCGCCGAGTATGTGCTGGGCGAAGGCAACCGGAATGTCGTGCTCTGCGAGCGCGGCATCCGCACCTGGTCCGATCACGCCCGCAACACCCTGGATGTCAGCGTGGTGCCCGCCGCCAAGGCCCTCACCCACCTGCCCGTGATGGTCGATCCCAGCCACGCCACCGGGCGCCGCGACCTGGTGATCCCCTGCGGGCTGGCGGGCGTGGCCGCGGGCGCTGACGGCCTGCTGGTGGAGACCCACTGCAACCCGGAGAAGGCCCTCAGCGATGGCCCACAGGCCCTGCTGCCCTCGGATTTCATCCGCCTCGTGGAACGGGCCCAGGCCGTGCATCGCGCGCTGCAGACCCCCAACCTCACGGGGCTCTGGATGTAG
- a CDS encoding zf-TFIIB domain-containing protein, with the protein MEARTLRCPGCGAPVPPDAPQCPYCRAQLATVACPACLALVPLTVEHCPACGAALAARVEAASGGAPCPACAKPLAASRIGDLAFQGCQACGGLWLDRAIFEQLGASRERQGAVLGALPAPPARPTAAMGPAGAALGSVQYRPCPGCGQRMNRVNYARRSGVVLDVCRAHGLWFDRDELRRVLAFIAGGGLDRARQRELEELKEAKRKAVAPPEHAVSSYEFGQQGSAPGHWLTATDLVGLAMDAAGLFLGRP; encoded by the coding sequence ATGGAAGCCCGCACCCTCCGCTGTCCGGGCTGCGGGGCGCCGGTGCCTCCGGATGCGCCGCAGTGTCCCTACTGCCGGGCCCAGCTGGCCACGGTGGCCTGCCCGGCCTGCCTCGCCCTGGTGCCCCTGACGGTGGAGCATTGCCCGGCCTGCGGAGCCGCGCTGGCGGCCCGGGTCGAAGCCGCTTCCGGGGGCGCACCCTGCCCGGCCTGCGCCAAGCCCCTGGCCGCCTCCCGAATAGGAGATCTCGCGTTCCAAGGCTGCCAAGCCTGTGGTGGGCTCTGGCTGGACCGGGCGATCTTCGAGCAACTGGGCGCCAGCCGCGAGCGGCAGGGGGCCGTGCTGGGGGCCTTGCCCGCCCCTCCGGCCCGCCCCACGGCTGCCATGGGGCCGGCCGGGGCCGCGCTGGGCTCGGTGCAGTACCGCCCATGCCCCGGTTGCGGCCAGCGCATGAACCGCGTGAACTACGCCAGGCGGTCGGGCGTGGTGCTGGATGTCTGCCGGGCCCATGGGCTCTGGTTCGATCGGGACGAGCTGCGCCGGGTGCTGGCCTTCATTGCCGGCGGGGGGCTCGACCGCGCCCGGCAGCGGGAACTTGAGGAGCTGAAAGAGGCCAAGCGCAAGGCCGTGGCCCCACCGGAACACGCGGTCTCCTCCTACGAGTTCGGCCAGCAAGGGAGCGCCCCGGGCCACTGGCTGACTGCCACGGACCTGGTGGGCCTGGCCATGGATGCGGCGGGATTGTTCCTGGGCCGGCCATGA
- a CDS encoding class I SAM-dependent methyltransferase — protein MAKEAERRYLSALNEASRCEVEGKPFSLEDCGKMFMEMGALFSLLPPPPARLLDLGCGLGWTSRFFARRGYDVTGVDIAPDMVEGAERLRQMEGMTSNLRFEVMDYESCPFVEAFDAAVFFDSLHHAEDEGLALQAVYRALAPGGICLTSEPGLGHADSAESREAMARFGVTEKDMDPPRIWKAAQRAGFTSHTLYAHTYRLGHYYKVGPRFPGRKPFWLLLKALERLMRPRAVRRGDSFVDLLRLAKGMASSTSEDAIVLLRK, from the coding sequence ATGGCCAAGGAAGCCGAACGTCGGTACCTTTCAGCCCTGAATGAAGCCTCCCGCTGCGAGGTGGAGGGAAAGCCCTTCAGCCTTGAGGACTGCGGAAAAATGTTCATGGAAATGGGAGCGCTGTTCTCCCTGCTCCCGCCGCCTCCCGCGCGGCTGCTTGACCTTGGCTGCGGCCTCGGATGGACCAGCCGGTTCTTTGCCCGCCGCGGCTACGATGTCACGGGCGTCGACATCGCCCCCGACATGGTCGAGGGTGCTGAGCGGCTGAGGCAGATGGAAGGCATGACCTCCAACCTGCGCTTCGAGGTCATGGACTACGAGTCCTGTCCCTTCGTCGAAGCGTTCGATGCGGCGGTCTTCTTCGACTCGCTCCACCACGCCGAGGATGAAGGGCTGGCCTTGCAGGCCGTCTACCGCGCCTTGGCTCCTGGCGGCATCTGCCTGACCTCCGAGCCTGGGCTGGGGCATGCCGATTCAGCCGAATCCAGGGAGGCCATGGCGCGTTTTGGCGTGACGGAAAAGGACATGGATCCGCCGAGGATTTGGAAGGCGGCGCAGCGGGCCGGATTCACCAGCCACACACTCTATGCCCACACCTATCGCCTGGGGCACTACTACAAGGTCGGGCCGAGGTTCCCGGGCCGAAAGCCATTCTGGCTGCTGCTGAAGGCCCTGGAGCGCCTGATGCGGCCCCGGGCTGTGCGCCGGGGCGATTCCTTCGTCGACCTGCTCAGATTGGCGAAAGGAATGGCTTCCTCCACCTCTGAAGACGCCATCGTCCTGCTCAGGAAGTGA
- the tpiA gene encoding triose-phosphate isomerase, which translates to MRCVVANWKMNLTSDEAKAFCEDLLGRFAPGAGTEAGIAPPFTLLHQVSGLVRSKGLQVFGQNGHAEPKGAFTGEVSMPQLRDAGCSGVILGHSERRQLFGETDAALAKKVKAAWQWDLLPLLCIGETLEQRDAGQTLEVLGQQLSILAETGPGPLWVAYEPVWAIGTGRRAEAAQVREAHAFIRAELQRHLAGADYRVPILYGGSVTPENFPELLAIPEVAGGLVGGASLDSRKFAELVRQAG; encoded by the coding sequence ATGCGCTGCGTCGTCGCCAACTGGAAGATGAACCTGACCTCGGATGAGGCGAAGGCCTTCTGCGAGGACCTGCTCGGGCGGTTCGCCCCCGGGGCCGGCACGGAGGCCGGCATCGCCCCGCCGTTCACCCTGCTGCATCAGGTAAGCGGACTGGTGCGGTCGAAGGGCCTCCAGGTCTTCGGCCAGAACGGACATGCCGAACCCAAGGGCGCCTTCACCGGGGAGGTCTCCATGCCCCAGCTGAGGGACGCGGGCTGTTCGGGCGTGATCCTGGGCCACAGTGAGCGGCGGCAGCTCTTCGGCGAGACCGACGCGGCCCTGGCGAAGAAGGTCAAGGCCGCCTGGCAGTGGGACTTACTGCCCCTGCTCTGCATCGGCGAGACGCTGGAACAGCGCGATGCGGGCCAGACTCTGGAAGTGCTCGGCCAGCAGCTGTCCATCCTGGCCGAGACCGGCCCCGGGCCCCTGTGGGTGGCCTACGAACCCGTCTGGGCCATCGGCACCGGCCGCCGCGCCGAGGCCGCACAGGTGCGCGAGGCCCACGCCTTCATCCGCGCCGAGCTGCAGCGGCACCTGGCCGGTGCGGACTACCGCGTGCCCATCCTCTACGGCGGGAGCGTCACCCCGGAGAACTTCCCCGAACTGCTCGCCATCCCCGAGGTCGCCGGGGGGCTCGTGGGCGGCGCCAGCCTCGATTCCAGGAAGTTCGCAGAGCTGGTGAGGCAGGCGGGGTAG
- a CDS encoding phosphoglycerate kinase, with protein sequence MGFQSVRDLDVKGHRVFLRADLNVPLKEGRITDATRIRETLPTLKCLLDGGASVVLASHLGRPEGKGFEAAFSAAPMAAWLKEQGFDCRLASYVNGAAVEAEAAALKPGQVLLLENLRFEKGETKNKEDFAESLARLADTYVNDAFGAAHRAHASVSGMVGHFPKDRVAAGFLMEKELKALGKVTETPDKPLVVIFGGAKVSDKIELIQNFLGKADAILIGGAMSYTFLKAQGFEIGKSLCEEDKLDLALGLLKQAEAKGTRLLLPLDHVAATEFKEDAGCAITVDQNIPADRMALDIGPETVAAYAAEIRAARTLLWNGPMGVFEMASYASGTLTMAEELAEAADRGAFVLVGGGDSVAAVNKAGVGARMSHVSTGGGASLEFLSGLELPGVAALSK encoded by the coding sequence ATGGGCTTCCAGTCGGTGCGGGATCTCGATGTGAAGGGCCACCGGGTCTTTCTGCGGGCGGACCTGAATGTGCCCTTGAAGGAGGGCCGCATCACGGACGCCACCCGCATCCGCGAGACCCTGCCCACGCTGAAGTGCCTGCTCGATGGCGGTGCCTCCGTGGTGCTGGCCTCCCACCTGGGCCGACCTGAAGGCAAGGGCTTCGAAGCCGCCTTCAGTGCCGCCCCCATGGCTGCCTGGCTCAAGGAGCAGGGCTTCGACTGCCGCCTGGCCAGCTATGTGAACGGTGCGGCCGTGGAGGCGGAGGCCGCCGCCCTGAAGCCGGGCCAGGTGCTCCTGCTGGAGAACCTGCGCTTCGAGAAGGGCGAGACCAAGAACAAAGAAGACTTCGCCGAGAGCCTGGCCAGACTGGCCGACACCTATGTGAACGACGCCTTTGGCGCGGCCCACCGGGCCCATGCCTCTGTCAGCGGCATGGTCGGTCATTTCCCCAAGGATCGCGTGGCCGCAGGTTTCCTCATGGAAAAGGAGCTGAAGGCCCTGGGCAAAGTCACCGAAACCCCCGACAAGCCCCTGGTGGTGATCTTCGGCGGCGCCAAGGTGAGCGACAAGATCGAGCTGATCCAGAACTTCCTCGGCAAGGCCGACGCCATCCTCATCGGCGGCGCCATGAGCTACACCTTCCTCAAGGCCCAGGGCTTCGAGATCGGCAAGAGCCTCTGCGAAGAAGACAAATTGGATTTGGCCCTGGGGCTGCTCAAGCAGGCCGAGGCCAAGGGCACCCGCCTGCTGCTGCCTCTGGATCATGTGGCCGCCACCGAATTCAAGGAAGATGCCGGCTGCGCCATCACGGTGGATCAGAACATCCCCGCCGACCGCATGGCCCTGGACATCGGCCCAGAGACCGTCGCCGCCTACGCGGCCGAGATCCGCGCCGCGAGGACGCTGCTGTGGAACGGTCCCATGGGCGTCTTCGAGATGGCCTCCTACGCCAGCGGCACCTTGACCATGGCCGAGGAGCTGGCCGAAGCCGCGGACCGGGGCGCCTTCGTGCTGGTGGGCGGCGGCGACAGCGTGGCCGCCGTGAACAAGGCCGGTGTCGGCGCCCGCATGTCGCATGTCTCCACCGGCGGTGGGGCCAGCCTGGAGTTCCTCAGCGGCCTCGAGCTTCCCGGCGTCGCCGCCCTGTCGAAGTAA
- a CDS encoding class I SAM-dependent methyltransferase: MAEWFEAWFDEDYALLYAHRDADEARQAVELALRLAPELAAGPVLDLACGAGRHLGILRRTNPLGFGMDLSRILLGLAPVDLRPWLLRGDMRALPVKDGALSGICLWFTPFGYFSDSENHALMLRLGQLLHPGGVLVMDYMNAGQVARTLVPEDTVERAGVRVVSRRALEGDRLVKHMELIRLDTGERRQAMESVRLYHPTDLQAMALHAGLRLRSVRGTYSGEAFTEDSPRWIGILEKAR; this comes from the coding sequence TTGGCCGAATGGTTCGAAGCTTGGTTTGACGAGGACTATGCCCTGCTCTACGCCCACCGGGATGCGGACGAGGCCCGCCAGGCCGTGGAACTGGCCCTGCGCCTGGCCCCGGAGCTGGCCGCGGGGCCCGTCCTCGACCTCGCCTGCGGCGCGGGCAGGCACCTCGGGATCCTGCGGCGGACGAACCCCCTGGGCTTCGGCATGGACCTCTCCCGGATCCTGCTCGGCCTGGCCCCCGTGGACCTGCGCCCCTGGCTGCTGCGGGGCGACATGCGGGCCCTGCCCGTGAAGGACGGCGCGCTGTCCGGCATCTGCCTCTGGTTCACCCCCTTCGGCTACTTCTCCGACTCAGAGAACCACGCGCTGATGCTCCGCCTCGGGCAGCTGCTCCACCCTGGCGGCGTACTGGTGATGGACTACATGAATGCCGGCCAGGTAGCCCGGACCCTGGTGCCCGAGGACACGGTGGAGCGGGCGGGGGTGCGCGTCGTCAGCCGCCGGGCGCTCGAGGGCGACCGCCTCGTGAAACACATGGAGCTCATCCGGCTGGACACGGGGGAGCGCCGCCAAGCCATGGAGAGCGTCCGCCTCTACCACCCCACGGACCTCCAGGCCATGGCCCTCCACGCCGGGCTCCGCCTCCGGAGCGTCCGCGGCACCTACTCGGGCGAGGCCTTCACCGAGGACAGCCCTCGCTGGATCGGAATCCTCGAGAAGGCCCGGTAG
- the rbfA gene encoding 30S ribosome-binding factor RbfA: protein MQRPERLEDQVHFLLSTLIQRELRDPELGFLTLTAVRLTPDRSMARVYFTVLPANGGDQEAQDALTRKALGRAAGFLRSQLASRLKMKRVPELRFFPDGTLEEGNHLESLLDEIEKERAARPADPEPEA, encoded by the coding sequence ATGCAACGCCCAGAACGCCTTGAAGACCAGGTCCACTTCCTACTGTCGACCCTCATCCAACGCGAACTCCGCGATCCGGAGCTCGGCTTCCTCACCCTCACGGCCGTGCGCCTGACGCCGGACCGCAGCATGGCCCGGGTCTATTTCACGGTCCTGCCCGCGAACGGCGGCGACCAGGAGGCCCAGGATGCGCTCACACGCAAGGCCCTGGGCCGGGCGGCGGGCTTCCTCCGCAGCCAGCTGGCTTCGCGCCTCAAGATGAAGCGGGTGCCCGAGCTGCGTTTCTTCCCGGACGGCACGCTGGAAGAGGGGAACCATCTGGAGTCCCTGCTCGATGAAATCGAGAAGGAGCGGGCCGCGCGGCCTGCCGACCCCGAACCGGAAGCCTGA
- the truB gene encoding tRNA pseudouridine(55) synthase TruB, with product MIESGIHLVHKTVGQSSFDVIRGFKRRAFEAGQKKLALGHGGTLDPFADGLLLVLAGQATRLMELMHPLPKTYVAEVAWGLETDTCDLHGKPASEATEAQLSPEALEAALAPFQGWTDQVPPATSAKKIDGEAAYRKAHRGETVVMKPCRVFLLSARWTAHDLPRASTLEITCRGGFYVRSLARDLGRTLGCGAHLTALHRTAIGPWTDPGSDQERLISGADLLPWCPSRLLTDEEAEHLSHGRAIPVGESVPPTWALPEGFPDPGAPLRALHEGRLVALLKPTEDGLRTFANLRGGL from the coding sequence ATGATCGAATCCGGCATCCACCTCGTCCACAAGACCGTGGGCCAGAGCAGTTTTGATGTGATCCGGGGCTTCAAGCGCCGGGCTTTCGAGGCCGGGCAGAAGAAGCTGGCCCTGGGGCACGGCGGTACGCTGGATCCCTTCGCAGACGGCCTGCTGCTGGTGCTGGCGGGCCAGGCCACGCGGCTGATGGAGCTGATGCATCCGCTGCCGAAGACCTATGTCGCCGAAGTGGCCTGGGGCCTGGAAACGGACACCTGCGACCTCCACGGCAAGCCCGCCTCGGAAGCCACCGAAGCCCAGCTCTCACCCGAGGCCCTGGAGGCCGCTCTGGCCCCCTTCCAGGGCTGGACCGACCAGGTGCCCCCCGCCACCAGCGCCAAGAAGATCGACGGGGAGGCGGCCTACCGGAAGGCCCATCGCGGCGAGACGGTGGTGATGAAACCCTGCCGCGTCTTTCTGCTGTCCGCCCGCTGGACCGCCCACGACCTGCCGCGGGCCAGCACCCTCGAAATCACCTGCCGTGGCGGTTTCTATGTGCGGAGCCTGGCCCGGGATCTGGGCCGCACGCTGGGTTGCGGCGCGCACCTGACGGCCCTGCATCGCACCGCCATCGGCCCCTGGACCGATCCCGGCTCGGATCAGGAGCGGCTCATCTCCGGCGCCGACCTGCTGCCCTGGTGCCCCTCCCGTCTGCTGACGGATGAGGAGGCGGAGCATCTGAGCCATGGTCGCGCCATTCCCGTGGGCGAATCGGTTCCCCCCACCTGGGCCCTGCCCGAAGGCTTTCCAGATCCAGGAGCACCGTTGCGGGCCCTGCATGAGGGGCGCCTCGTCGCCCTGCTCAAGCCCACCGAAGATGGCCTGCGCACCTTCGCCAACCTGCGGGGCGGGCTCTAG
- a CDS encoding TerC family protein: MSWMTSPEAWIALLTLTVLEIVLGIDNIIFISILAGKLPAEKQAKARQTGLLLAMGMRIVLLMSIAWIVKLTNPLFQILGRGFSGRDLILLGGGLFLIAKATHEIHHKLEGIEGASVKKVAPSFSGVLIQIMLLDIVFSLDSVITAVGMAQDLAVMVTAVVISVGVMMLAAKPIGDFVETHPTLKILALSFLLLIGTTLVGEGTGMHIPKGYIYFAMAFSLLVEMLNLRLRVKAKPVHLHSEWTEEPGKAPDQRP; this comes from the coding sequence ATGAGCTGGATGACCAGTCCCGAGGCCTGGATTGCCCTTTTGACTTTGACGGTCCTTGAGATCGTCCTGGGCATCGACAACATCATCTTCATCTCGATCCTGGCGGGGAAGCTCCCTGCGGAGAAACAGGCCAAGGCGCGGCAGACCGGCTTGCTGCTCGCCATGGGCATGCGCATCGTGCTGCTCATGTCCATCGCCTGGATCGTGAAGCTCACGAATCCGCTGTTCCAGATTCTGGGGCGCGGGTTTTCAGGGCGGGATCTCATCCTGCTCGGCGGCGGGCTCTTCCTGATCGCCAAGGCGACGCACGAGATCCACCACAAGCTCGAGGGCATCGAAGGCGCCTCTGTGAAGAAGGTCGCCCCCTCGTTCTCGGGGGTCCTGATCCAGATCATGCTGCTCGACATCGTCTTCTCCCTCGACTCGGTGATCACCGCGGTCGGCATGGCCCAGGACCTCGCGGTGATGGTCACCGCGGTCGTCATCTCCGTCGGCGTGATGATGCTGGCCGCCAAGCCCATCGGCGATTTCGTCGAGACGCACCCGACGCTGAAGATCCTCGCCCTCAGCTTCCTGCTCCTCATCGGCACCACGCTCGTGGGGGAGGGCACCGGAATGCACATCCCCAAAGGCTACATCTACTTCGCGATGGCCTTCTCACTGCTGGTGGAGATGTTGAACCTGCGGCTGAGGGTCAAGGCGAAACCCGTCCATCTGCACTCAGAGTGGACCGAAGAGCCCGGGAAAGCCCCAGACCAGCGCCCCTGA
- a CDS encoding 2-oxoacid:acceptor oxidoreductase family protein encodes MSKASVFYDKFERHSHGEGLKGHATHYCPGCGHGLAHKYLAEAIDELGIQDRTVAISPVGCSVFLYYYFDVGNSQAAHGRAPVVALGHKFANPESVVISYQGDGDLASIGLAETIATAQLGAPITVIFINNAIYGMTGGQMAPTTLMGQSSSTSPAGRNEYNGQPMKMAEIIAGLDGPVYVERVALFDAKQRIKAKKAIQKAIKLQVEGRGYSFIEVLAECPTHLKMDPEATAKWVKECMEPVYPLGVKKDITVEPWFKRNPPCFKGEKLLSLAGATSEHSDRFCKGFPTHLDAQDISLKLAGSGGDGAQTAAMLIARAAISEGFDATHIPSYGPESRGGTSYADVHVAKDEVLNPGSPDPQVLIAFNTPSLVKFGPTVRKGGFVIYDSSVVTEAPVLDPSIKVFPVPFTGIATDLGKAVVKNIVALGALQAATGIFPKDTLLTAIRVALKDKCALIPLNEEAFAWGIKSVEALDK; translated from the coding sequence ATGAGCAAGGCCAGCGTCTTCTACGACAAGTTCGAGCGCCACTCCCACGGCGAGGGCCTGAAGGGCCACGCCACCCACTACTGCCCCGGTTGTGGCCACGGGTTGGCCCACAAGTACCTGGCCGAGGCCATCGACGAGCTCGGCATCCAGGACCGCACGGTGGCCATCAGCCCCGTGGGCTGCTCCGTGTTCCTCTACTACTACTTCGATGTGGGCAACAGCCAGGCCGCCCACGGCCGCGCCCCCGTGGTCGCCCTCGGCCACAAGTTCGCCAACCCCGAGAGCGTGGTCATCAGCTACCAGGGTGACGGCGATCTGGCCTCCATTGGCCTGGCCGAGACCATCGCCACCGCCCAGCTCGGCGCCCCCATCACCGTCATCTTCATCAACAACGCCATCTACGGCATGACCGGCGGCCAGATGGCCCCCACCACCCTGATGGGCCAGTCCAGCTCCACCAGCCCCGCGGGCCGCAACGAATACAATGGCCAGCCCATGAAGATGGCCGAGATCATCGCGGGCCTCGACGGCCCCGTGTATGTGGAGCGCGTCGCGCTCTTCGACGCCAAGCAGCGCATCAAGGCCAAGAAGGCCATCCAGAAGGCCATCAAGCTCCAGGTGGAGGGCCGCGGCTATTCCTTCATCGAGGTGCTGGCCGAGTGCCCCACCCACCTGAAGATGGACCCCGAAGCCACCGCCAAGTGGGTCAAGGAGTGCATGGAGCCCGTCTATCCCCTCGGTGTGAAGAAGGACATCACCGTCGAGCCCTGGTTCAAGCGCAACCCGCCCTGCTTCAAGGGCGAGAAGCTCCTCAGCCTGGCCGGCGCCACCTCTGAGCACTCCGATCGCTTCTGCAAGGGCTTCCCCACCCACCTCGACGCCCAAGACATCTCGCTGAAGCTGGCGGGATCCGGCGGCGACGGTGCCCAGACCGCAGCCATGCTCATCGCCCGCGCCGCCATCAGCGAGGGCTTCGACGCCACCCACATCCCCAGCTATGGCCCCGAAAGCCGCGGCGGCACTTCCTACGCCGATGTGCATGTGGCCAAGGACGAGGTGCTGAACCCCGGATCCCCCGATCCCCAGGTGCTCATCGCCTTCAACACGCCCAGCCTCGTCAAGTTCGGCCCCACGGTCCGCAAGGGCGGCTTCGTGATCTACGACAGCTCCGTGGTCACGGAAGCCCCCGTGCTGGATCCCAGCATCAAGGTCTTCCCCGTGCCCTTCACGGGCATCGCCACCGATCTGGGCAAGGCCGTGGTGAAGAACATCGTGGCGCTGGGTGCCCTGCAGGCCGCCACGGGCATCTTCCCCAAGGACACCCTCCTCACCGCCATCCGTGTGGCCCTGAAGGACAAGTGCGCCCTGATCCCCCTCAACGAAGAAGCGTTCGCCTGGGGCATCAAGTCTGTGGAAGCCCTCGACAAGTAG
- the vorB gene encoding 3-methyl-2-oxobutanoate dehydrogenase subunit VorB, with the protein MALKERPKPFLLPEYCKGCGRCLDACAKDCITLSDQINPLTGLVPVELDLANCNACGLCMDACPEPYGLRPAHEGEIQDFELEDPAKLFGVKPSDAPEPIDLPSEVLPLPRTEPLVIKGTYASALGALLAGCRHVYGYPITPSTEGAELMAKFLPKLDGTFIQAVSEVATVNMMYGTAGAGLPTMTFTSSPGFSLMLEGVSYMIGAELPGVFVDVMRGGPGLGNIAPEQSDIKLACHGLGHGNTHAITLAPATPQEMLDLTMLAFELSFKYRNPVILLGDGYLGQMTGKVQLPETMIKPGIPKWAVYGDAMHRRNVITSIFLTETDLEAHNVHLNAKYEAMKVEARSESFLCDDAEVILIACNTPARTAKGAVQDLRNQGVKAGLFRPITLWPFPVEELKKAIHGAQRIVVVEASAGQLEDEVRLALSKAGVRQFPEIESVRRMGGILPQQSEIMTRVLGQKEVLA; encoded by the coding sequence ATGGCTCTCAAAGAACGACCCAAACCCTTTCTGCTGCCGGAGTATTGCAAGGGCTGCGGCCGGTGTCTCGACGCCTGCGCCAAGGACTGCATCACGCTGAGCGACCAGATCAATCCCCTGACGGGCCTGGTGCCCGTGGAGCTGGACCTGGCCAACTGCAACGCCTGCGGTCTGTGCATGGACGCCTGCCCCGAGCCCTACGGTCTGCGCCCCGCCCATGAGGGCGAGATCCAGGACTTCGAGCTGGAGGATCCCGCCAAGCTCTTCGGCGTGAAGCCCAGCGATGCGCCCGAGCCCATCGACCTGCCCTCCGAAGTCCTGCCCCTGCCCCGCACGGAGCCCCTGGTCATCAAGGGCACCTATGCGTCGGCCCTGGGAGCCCTGCTGGCCGGTTGCCGCCATGTCTACGGCTACCCCATCACCCCCTCCACCGAGGGCGCCGAGCTGATGGCGAAGTTCCTGCCCAAGCTCGACGGCACCTTCATCCAGGCCGTCAGCGAAGTGGCCACGGTGAACATGATGTACGGCACCGCCGGCGCGGGGCTGCCCACCATGACCTTCACCTCCTCGCCGGGCTTCAGCCTGATGCTGGAAGGCGTGTCCTACATGATCGGCGCCGAGCTGCCGGGCGTTTTCGTGGATGTCATGCGCGGCGGACCGGGCCTGGGCAACATCGCCCCCGAGCAGTCCGACATCAAGCTGGCCTGCCACGGCCTGGGTCACGGGAACACGCACGCCATCACCCTGGCCCCCGCCACGCCCCAGGAGATGCTCGACCTCACCATGCTGGCCTTCGAATTGAGCTTCAAATACCGCAACCCCGTGATCCTGCTGGGCGACGGCTACCTGGGCCAGATGACGGGCAAGGTGCAGCTGCCCGAAACCATGATCAAGCCCGGCATTCCGAAGTGGGCGGTCTACGGCGATGCCATGCACCGCCGGAATGTCATCACATCGATCTTCCTCACGGAAACCGACCTCGAGGCGCACAATGTGCATCTCAATGCCAAATACGAGGCCATGAAGGTCGAGGCCCGCTCCGAGTCCTTCCTGTGTGACGACGCCGAGGTGATCCTCATCGCCTGCAACACGCCGGCCCGCACGGCCAAGGGCGCCGTGCAGGACCTGCGCAACCAGGGCGTCAAGGCCGGCCTCTTCCGGCCCATCACCCTCTGGCCCTTCCCCGTGGAAGAGCTGAAGAAGGCCATCCACGGCGCCCAGCGCATCGTGGTGGTCGAGGCCAGCGCCGGGCAGCTGGAGGACGAGGTGCGCCTCGCCCTCAGCAAGGCCGGCGTCCGCCAGTTCCCCGAGATCGAATCGGTCCGCCGCATGGGCGGCATCCTGCCCCAGCAGAGCGAGATCATGACCCGGGTCCTGGGTCAGAAGGAGGTGCTCGCATGA